A genomic segment from Janibacter sp. DB-40 encodes:
- a CDS encoding ATP-dependent Clp protease proteolytic subunit: MNFDTQLRTDAPGGASMPPGPSNRYVLPQFEERTSYGMKRTDPYTKLFEDRIIFVGVQIDDASADDIIAQLLVLESMEPERDILMYINSPGGSFTAMTAIYDTMQYIRPDIQTFVIGQAASAAAVLLSAGAPGKRFALPNARVLIHQPALAGGAGGQASDIEIQANEVLGMRTWLEETWAQHSNKSVEQVREDIERDKHLTAQEAKEYGLIDEVLSPRKASLED, encoded by the coding sequence ATGAACTTCGATACCCAGTTGCGTACCGACGCCCCGGGCGGGGCCTCGATGCCTCCCGGTCCGTCCAACCGCTACGTCCTGCCGCAGTTCGAGGAGCGCACCTCCTACGGCATGAAGCGGACCGACCCGTACACCAAGCTCTTCGAGGACCGGATCATCTTCGTCGGCGTGCAGATCGACGACGCGTCCGCGGATGACATCATCGCCCAGCTGCTCGTGCTCGAGTCGATGGAGCCCGAGCGCGACATCCTCATGTACATCAACAGCCCCGGTGGCTCGTTCACCGCCATGACGGCGATCTACGACACGATGCAGTACATCCGGCCGGACATCCAGACCTTCGTCATCGGCCAGGCGGCCTCCGCGGCCGCGGTCCTGCTGTCCGCTGGTGCGCCGGGCAAGCGCTTCGCCCTGCCGAACGCCCGGGTGCTCATCCACCAGCCCGCGCTCGCCGGCGGCGCCGGCGGCCAGGCCAGCGACATCGAGATCCAGGCCAACGAGGTGCTGGGCATGCGCACCTGGCTGGAGGAGACCTGGGCCCAGCACTCGAACAAGAGCGTCGAGCAGGTGCGCGAGGACATCGAGCGCGACAAGCACCTCACCGCGCAGGAGGCCAAGGAGTACGGCCTCATCGACGAGGTGCTCAGCCCGCGCAAGGCCTCCCTCGAGGACTGA
- a CDS encoding ATP-dependent Clp protease proteolytic subunit, producing the protein MGLDDHIYQRLLKERIIFLGSDVRDDNANAICAQMLLLAAEDPEKDIWLYINSPGGSISAGMAIYDTMKWIPNDVATVAMGLAASMGQFLLSAGTKGKRYATPHARVMMHQPSGGIGGTASDIKIQAEQMLFVKTQMAELIAEHTGQTVEQISKDSDRDRWFGAQEAMEYGFVDHVFERSDQTGRGDDNPVTE; encoded by the coding sequence ATGGGACTCGACGACCACATCTACCAGCGCCTCCTGAAGGAGCGCATCATCTTCCTCGGGTCGGACGTGCGTGATGACAACGCGAACGCGATCTGTGCCCAGATGCTGCTCCTGGCCGCGGAGGACCCCGAGAAGGACATCTGGCTCTACATCAACAGCCCCGGCGGGTCGATCTCCGCGGGCATGGCGATCTACGACACGATGAAGTGGATCCCCAACGACGTCGCGACCGTCGCGATGGGTCTGGCCGCGTCCATGGGCCAGTTCCTCCTGTCGGCCGGGACGAAGGGCAAGCGGTACGCGACCCCGCACGCCCGCGTGATGATGCACCAGCCCTCGGGTGGCATCGGTGGCACGGCCTCCGACATCAAGATCCAGGCCGAGCAGATGCTCTTCGTCAAGACCCAGATGGCCGAGCTGATCGCCGAGCACACCGGTCAGACCGTCGAGCAGATCAGCAAGGACTCCGACCGCGACCGGTGGTTCGGTGCCCAGGAGGCCATGGAGTACGGCTTCGTCGACCACGTCTTCGAGCGCTCCGACCAGACGGGCCGCGGGGACGACAACCCCGTCACCGAGTGA
- the treS gene encoding maltose alpha-D-glucosyltransferase, with translation MSEFDADPPEASEASEAPEALEVEGSGEPNFAQVFFPARPKALRPRARLRQQGAPTRAQVRSGEPEGSNPVYVDWLCEQSMLQDAKEIANQFSGLGSMWQNPFARPDPRAAVQTASVWFTAYPISMITRRGESFLGTLADPDLWSAFEHIGIHGVHTGPVKRAGGLSGWNPTPSVDGHFDRIGTHIDELFGTEEDFREMCRVAAEHEGTVIDDIVPGHTGKGADFRLAELGVGDYPGIYHMVSIPPEEWHLLPDVPEGRDSANLDEVDEMALTEAGHIIGELQRVIFHVPGVKDTNWSATAPVTGPDGVTRRWVYLHYFKEGQPSINWLDPTFAGMRLVIGDALHSIGDLGSGGLRLDANGFLGVERTLEVGPAWSEGHPLSEAANQLIGSMVRKVGGFTFQELNLSIEDIRDTAAGGADLSYDFITRPAYHHALATGDTEFLRLALREAQRLGVDAAGLVHALQNHDELTYELVHFASRHRDDVFTFRGGEVTGAELAETVRGELTGTLTGDAAPYNLVFTTNGIASTTASVITGALGFRDLDALTDEQVEQVRRAHLLLAMYNALQPGVFALSGWDLVGALPIPAEQIADLLREGDTRWIHRPAYDLLDVAPDEQWSTSGMPRARTLYGPVDRQLEDPDSFVTRLREILHLRGYFAVATTRQVDVPDVAHPAMLVMVHEYEQVPGQLQVTVLNFSADPISGTVISERLEPGSRLMDMGDGSVFGQVDQLHGFHVELDGFAGLALLVSPPRQEAS, from the coding sequence ATGAGCGAGTTCGACGCGGATCCGCCCGAGGCGTCCGAGGCATCCGAGGCGCCCGAGGCGCTCGAGGTCGAGGGGTCGGGCGAGCCCAACTTCGCCCAGGTCTTCTTTCCCGCCAGGCCCAAGGCCCTGCGCCCGCGTGCCCGGCTGCGGCAGCAGGGTGCTCCGACGCGGGCCCAGGTCCGCTCGGGGGAGCCCGAGGGGTCCAACCCCGTCTACGTCGACTGGCTCTGCGAGCAGTCGATGCTCCAGGACGCCAAGGAGATCGCCAACCAGTTCAGTGGCCTGGGTTCGATGTGGCAGAACCCCTTCGCCCGCCCCGACCCCCGGGCGGCGGTGCAGACGGCTTCCGTGTGGTTCACCGCCTACCCGATCTCGATGATCACCCGCCGGGGGGAGTCCTTCCTCGGCACGCTCGCCGACCCGGACCTGTGGTCCGCGTTCGAGCACATCGGCATCCACGGGGTGCACACCGGACCGGTCAAGCGGGCAGGAGGACTCTCGGGGTGGAACCCGACCCCCAGCGTCGACGGGCACTTCGACCGCATCGGGACGCACATCGACGAGCTCTTCGGCACCGAGGAGGACTTCCGGGAGATGTGCCGGGTCGCCGCCGAGCACGAGGGCACCGTCATCGACGACATCGTCCCCGGCCACACGGGCAAGGGCGCCGACTTCCGTCTCGCCGAGCTCGGCGTCGGGGACTACCCGGGGATCTACCACATGGTCTCCATACCGCCCGAGGAGTGGCACCTGCTGCCCGACGTCCCCGAGGGCAGGGACTCGGCCAACCTCGACGAGGTCGACGAGATGGCCCTGACCGAGGCCGGGCACATCATCGGCGAGCTGCAGCGGGTGATCTTCCACGTGCCGGGGGTCAAGGACACCAACTGGTCGGCCACGGCCCCGGTCACCGGACCGGACGGCGTGACCCGGCGCTGGGTCTACCTCCACTACTTCAAGGAGGGGCAGCCCTCGATCAACTGGCTCGACCCCACCTTCGCCGGGATGCGCCTGGTCATCGGGGACGCCCTCCACAGCATCGGCGACCTCGGCTCAGGGGGGCTGCGCCTGGACGCGAACGGTTTCCTGGGGGTGGAGCGCACCCTCGAGGTCGGGCCGGCCTGGTCGGAGGGGCACCCGCTCTCGGAGGCCGCCAACCAGCTCATCGGCTCGATGGTGCGCAAGGTCGGCGGTTTCACCTTCCAGGAGCTCAACCTCTCGATCGAGGACATCCGGGACACCGCCGCCGGCGGTGCCGACCTGTCCTACGACTTCATCACCCGACCCGCCTACCACCACGCGCTCGCCACGGGGGACACCGAGTTCCTGCGGCTGGCCCTGCGCGAGGCGCAGCGCCTGGGGGTCGACGCGGCGGGGCTGGTGCACGCGCTGCAGAACCACGACGAGCTGACCTACGAGCTCGTCCACTTCGCCAGCCGTCACCGCGATGACGTGTTCACCTTCCGCGGGGGGGAGGTGACGGGGGCGGAGCTCGCCGAAACGGTCCGCGGGGAGCTCACGGGGACGCTGACCGGGGACGCCGCCCCCTACAACCTCGTCTTCACGACGAACGGGATCGCCTCGACCACCGCCTCCGTCATCACCGGGGCCCTGGGCTTCAGGGACCTCGACGCACTCACCGACGAGCAGGTCGAGCAGGTGCGCCGGGCGCACCTGCTGCTCGCGATGTACAACGCCCTCCAGCCCGGCGTCTTCGCGCTGTCGGGCTGGGACCTGGTCGGGGCGCTGCCGATCCCGGCGGAGCAGATCGCGGACCTCCTGCGCGAGGGTGACACGCGGTGGATCCATCGGCCGGCCTACGACCTGCTCGACGTCGCACCGGACGAGCAGTGGTCGACGTCCGGGATGCCCCGGGCGCGCACCCTCTACGGCCCCGTCGACCGGCAGCTGGAGGACCCCGACTCCTTCGTCACCCGGCTGCGGGAGATCCTGCACCTGCGCGGCTACTTCGCCGTCGCGACGACCCGCCAGGTCGACGTCCCCGACGTCGCCCACCCGGCGATGCTCGTCATGGTGCACGAGTACGAACAGGTCCCGGGGCAGCTGCAGGTGACCGTGCTCAACTTCTCCGCCGACCCGATCTCCGGGACGGTCATCAGCGAGCGCCTCGAGCCCGGGTCGCGGCTGATGGACATGGGTGACGGCTCCGTCTTCGGCCAGGTCGACCAGCTGCACGGCTTCCACGTCGAGCTCGACGGCTTCGCCGGTCTCGCGCTCCTCGTCAGCCCGCCGAGGCAGGAGGCGTCGTGA
- a CDS encoding PaaI family thioesterase, producing MTDGAFVSPVTAEDPEALAATEHAQSDLATSVRDLVDVCVRTRVDDETLTTVAAEVRDLTQRLLAHAQAGPLGIETTSDGRLRDHGNPMVGMRNPISPPLRVTGDDEGSMRCTFTLGAGYEGPPGCVHGGIVAAVLDQVVGSAPARIGRPGLTAYLNTTYRRPTSLGVEHVARGWVEEVDGWKVRARGEIRDPEGHVTAEARALFVVPRWAREHIGTPTGDAGEFSADDGTSARTRTP from the coding sequence ATGACCGACGGCGCCTTCGTCTCGCCCGTCACCGCCGAGGACCCGGAGGCGCTCGCGGCCACCGAGCACGCCCAGTCCGATCTCGCCACGAGCGTGCGGGACCTGGTCGATGTGTGCGTGCGCACACGGGTCGACGACGAGACGCTGACGACCGTGGCCGCAGAGGTTCGCGACCTCACGCAGCGGCTGCTTGCACACGCGCAGGCCGGTCCGCTCGGGATCGAGACCACGAGCGACGGGCGGCTGCGCGACCACGGCAACCCGATGGTCGGCATGCGCAACCCGATCTCCCCACCGCTGCGCGTCACCGGTGACGACGAGGGCAGCATGCGCTGCACCTTCACCCTCGGGGCCGGCTACGAGGGGCCCCCCGGGTGCGTCCACGGGGGGATCGTCGCGGCCGTCCTCGACCAGGTCGTCGGGTCGGCGCCGGCGAGAATCGGTCGACCGGGACTGACCGCGTACCTCAACACCACCTACCGACGGCCGACGTCGCTCGGGGTCGAGCACGTGGCCCGTGGCTGGGTCGAGGAGGTCGACGGGTGGAAGGTGCGCGCCCGGGGTGAGATCCGCGACCCGGAGGGCCACGTGACGGCGGAGGCCCGGGCGCTCTTCGTGGTCCCGCGGTGGGCACGCGAGCACATCGGCACGCCGACCGGCGACGCGGGCGAGTTCTCTGCGGATGACGGGACGTCGGCGCGCACGCGGACCCCGTAG
- a CDS encoding MFS transporter codes for MTFAVNGFGFASWASRIPDIRTDLSLTPGELGRTLLAGALGSVLALPVAGRVITALGAARTTTVGVLVAAVGLVALGAGLDLVGTVVATALGLLVFAVGVSLWDVAMNHEGAAVEQRLGRTVMPHFHACFSGGTVLGALGAAGLVALHVPVLAHLTGAAVLVLAVGLPTARAYLARTQEPVGVPTTPTTRGSAWLEPRTLVIGLVVLVAALTEGTANDWIAIAVTEGHDQPGWVGVLAFATFLGAMTCGRLLGVGLLDRFGRVPVLRGTFVLAALGSLLVVLGSTPLAFVGVVLWGIGASLGFPVGMSAAADDPVRAAARLSVVSTIGYVAFIVGPPLLGLMGDHVGVLRSLLLVGLLALPALVAVTAVRERPGDAR; via the coding sequence ATGACCTTCGCGGTCAACGGCTTCGGCTTCGCCTCGTGGGCCTCGCGCATCCCCGACATCCGCACCGACCTCTCCCTCACCCCGGGGGAGCTCGGTCGCACGCTGCTCGCGGGGGCGCTCGGCTCCGTGCTCGCCCTGCCGGTGGCCGGTCGCGTCATCACCGCGCTGGGTGCCGCCCGGACGACGACCGTCGGTGTCCTCGTCGCGGCGGTGGGGCTCGTGGCCCTCGGCGCCGGGCTCGACCTCGTCGGGACTGTCGTCGCGACGGCGCTCGGTCTCCTCGTCTTCGCGGTCGGGGTCTCGCTGTGGGACGTGGCGATGAACCACGAGGGCGCCGCCGTGGAGCAGCGGCTCGGCCGGACGGTCATGCCGCACTTCCACGCCTGCTTCTCCGGCGGGACCGTCCTCGGCGCCCTCGGGGCGGCGGGACTCGTGGCCCTGCACGTGCCGGTCCTCGCGCACCTCACCGGTGCCGCGGTCCTCGTCCTCGCGGTCGGCCTGCCCACCGCGCGCGCCTACCTCGCCCGCACCCAGGAGCCGGTCGGGGTGCCGACGACGCCCACGACGCGGGGGAGCGCCTGGCTCGAGCCGCGCACCCTCGTCATCGGCCTCGTCGTCCTCGTCGCTGCGCTGACGGAGGGCACCGCCAACGACTGGATCGCCATCGCCGTGACCGAGGGGCACGACCAGCCGGGATGGGTCGGCGTCCTGGCCTTCGCCACCTTCCTCGGTGCGATGACCTGCGGACGGCTGCTCGGGGTGGGTCTGCTCGACCGCTTCGGCCGGGTCCCGGTGCTGCGTGGCACCTTCGTGCTCGCCGCGCTCGGCTCCCTGCTCGTCGTCCTCGGGTCGACCCCGCTGGCCTTCGTCGGCGTCGTGCTCTGGGGCATCGGGGCCAGCCTCGGTTTCCCGGTGGGCATGAGCGCGGCGGCGGACGACCCGGTGCGCGCGGCCGCCCGCCTGTCCGTCGTCTCCACGATCGGCTACGTCGCCTTCATCGTCGGACCGCCCCTCCTCGGCCTGATGGGCGACCACGTGGGTGTGCTGCGCTCCCTGCTGCTCGTGGGCCTGCTGGCCCTGCCCGCCCTCGTCGCGGTGACCGCCGTGCGCGAGCGGCCGGGTGACGCGCGCTGA